The sequence CGTGAACGATGCAGCGCGCACGCTTGCCAAGGCTTGCCCCAAGTAACCTCCTCGCATCGTTCTGACCGGCGACTCATGACAGGCAAGTGCCGCCGGCGTCCCCTGGCTTACATCCGGAGTCCCGGAAAGAGGGCCTCGATGCGCTCTCGGGCCCGGTGCACCCTCACGGCAGCCGCCTCCGCGGAGATGTCGAGCATCCGGGCGATCTCCCTAGGGCCAAAGCCCTTGATGGAAAGGAGAAACGCCTCCCGCAGCGTGTCCGACAGTTCATGCATCACGAGCTCCAGCACGTGCTTCTCGTCGATGCGAGCCTGTGCTGAAGGCTCGCGCAACGGCTCGGTAACGGCCGGAGACCACTCGACTTCGGGGCGCCTGGAGTCAGAGCGTCGCCGAGTGCGCGCGATGTTGAACGCGACGCCGAACAGCCACTTCGAGAACGCGCCCCTCTCGGTGTAGCCCGTCAGCGTGTGCGGAAGGGTCATGAAGACATCGGTCACGACTTCTTCGGCGCGGTCACCGGCGACATGGCGGATGCCATGAAGCAGCCCGGGCCCGAAGCGGCGCCAGAGGGCGCCGATGTATGCGTCATACCCAGCACGGGCACCCTCGATGAGCTCCTCATCCGAGAGCGACGCGGCAGCAACCTGTACGCCGGTTGTCAAGTGGATGAGGGTTTCGTACGGATCGGGGCGCACTTGCACGTGCTCGCTGCGAGAAGGGTATGAGCGCGGTCGAGACCTTCGGTCGGCCCGGTCACATAACTGCCTAACGTCGAGGAGGGGCTACCGCGATCGCATGTCGCACCGTGGATGCAGGGATCCATGTGACCGGGCCAGAGACGCCGTCACCCAGGGGGCCTGCAGGGCCTGCCGGGTCACCCCACCAGGCACCAGGGAGCGCAAAGCTTGATGTTGTGAGGTTGATGAAGCCAGCTCCAGCGTTGCCCATGAGGTTGACACGTGTGAACGAGAGGCCCGAGTTTGGGGAATATCGAATACCCTCTGCACCACTCTGTGTGACCTCGAGACCGTTGACGGTACCGGCGAAGGCCTGCACGCCATGAGAACCCGATGCCCGTACGACAACATCCTCGACCAGCTGGGTTCCAGAGATCGAGAGGCCCACATTCGCCGTGCTATCGATGAGTGTACGGGCAAGTCGTCCACTGGCTAGCTGGAGAAGCACGCCGCTCTGCTTCGACTTGCGAATCCACGAGCTGTCAATAGCGATCCTGTGTGCCCCGGAATGCACCCAGATAGCCCAGCCGCTGCTGCGAGAGGCATGCTCGACGATGGTGTTGATCAGGTAGCTCGAGTCCGGCGCGACATCGTCGAAGAAGAGCATATTCCATCCAGGGACCGAGTCAACCGCCGTAAGCAAGACGGGCCTGGTCTGAGTTCCTCGTGCCACCAGACGTCCACCTCGAATAAACCCCAGGCTCCCTCCGTTC comes from Gemmatimonadota bacterium and encodes:
- a CDS encoding RNA polymerase sigma factor; the encoded protein is MQVRPDPYETLIHLTTGVQVAAASLSDEELIEGARAGYDAYIGALWRRFGPGLLHGIRHVAGDRAEEVVTDVFMTLPHTLTGYTERGAFSKWLFGVAFNIARTRRRSDSRRPEVEWSPAVTEPLREPSAQARIDEKHVLELVMHELSDTLREAFLLSIKGFGPREIARMLDISAEAAAVRVHRARERIEALFPGLRM